The stretch of DNA AGAAATTGGATTGAAAAGCAGAAAGATTGCTTCTGGGTATACCAgattaaataatacaaaaaagtTGCCAGTAGGTGCGAATAAgaaaaaagaggaagaaagccATTTGGTGACGTCAAACCCAACTAATCCTTCTTTTGTGCATTACCCATACGCCACTGCAACTTCACAAAACTCAGGTACCCTAAGTCAACACTTACAAGGAATCAAGATTCATATGAGAGTCGGGGAAGAAACTATCGTGAGAGGAAGTTCGTACATATCGACTCAATCCCTATGACTTATGCAGAATTATTACCGCATCTGGTTAGGAATTCTATGGTTGCACTATGTCCAGGAAAACCTATAGAACCACCCTACCCTAAAGGATATGACTCGAACGCCTTGTGTGATTACCACTCTGGGGCTATAGGACACTCTACTGAAAATTTCCTAGCTTTAAAATTTAAGGTGCACGATTTTCTTAAAGTTGGATGGTtgaatttcaaagaaaatgagCCTAGTGTGAAAAACGATCCCCTACCAGTCCATGGTGGGCCAATAATGAATGCAATCGAAGAAAATCACCAATTAATAAAGGAGGTCGAGAAAATTAAGACCCTGATGGGACTGATTTTCTATGAGTTATGTAAATTTGGGTTAATCCGAGGAACTGTCGATGGGAAAGCAAGATGCAATTTCCACATCAGTGAAGATCATTCCATGGAAGAAAGcaatgagtttaaaaaaaacttcaaaaattgataAACACATGCACTGTTCAAATAGGTCGTTGGGAAAGGGATGACGGTATGATTGCAACCCAATCAGAAGAAATACTTGGCATAACCATCCCAAAGCCATTGGTCATTCATTTCACTAAGGAGGAAAGTATGAATGCCCCCGGTGATCTGAGGACCTTAATAGTTCAGATACAAAGCTCTTTTCCATATAAAAACAACAAAGTGGTACCTTGGAACTATAATTAGAGGTACATCTGGCTGAATAGAAGAACATAGATGTTTCTAGCTCTAAAACTAACATTGCCACGAACATTTTAGGGATAGGAGGAATGACTAGAAGTGGTCAGATAGACTCCCTAGGAAAAtcacaaaaagaaataatagtGGCGTCTGAGAAGGCATACACAGATAAAGGGAAAAAGAAAGTAATTGAAGAAGTCCAAAAAGAGAAAGTAGAAAATGAGAAAGGGGTTTCTAATGAAGAAGCTAGGGAGTTTCTCAAAATCATCCAACACAGTGAATACGAAATAGTCGACCAACTCAACCATATTCCCACAAGGATTTCATTGTTTTACCTACTGTTGAATTATGAGTCCCACCGGAAGCTATTAATGAAAATCCTAAACGAGCCTCATGTCACTCACGACATCACCTTGGACAAATTTGGaggcatcataaataacatcacTGCCAACAACCACCTAATTTTCACAAATGATGAGCTATCGATCAAAGGGAGAGGGgataataaagcactacataTATTAGTAATGTGCTTCGACCATATAATATCAAAGGTCCTCATTGACAATGGCTCCTCGTTGAATGTcatatcaaaattgaaattagcAAAACTACCTTGTGATGGTACATATATGAGACCAATCCCCGTGGTTGTTAGAGCTTTTGAGGGGAGTCGCAGAGAATTAATGGGGGAAATCGAACTCCCAGTTCAAATAGGCCCAGTCACATTTGAAATCACGTTTCACGTGATGGATACTGTACTCGCCTATAGTTGCTTATTGAGAAGGCCATGGATCCATTCTTCCGGAGTAGTGCCATTAACCTTACATCAAAAGCTTAAGTATATGGTAAATGACCAATTGGTAATCATGTCAGGAGAAGGAGACTTGTTGGTGAGTAAGTTGTCCACCACACCTTATGTTGAGACAGCAGAAGAAGCTCTAGAAACTGTcttccaaacactagaaatcATGGACACCGCTTATGTCGAGACGACACCTATAGAACCACATATGTCAAACATTGCTATAATGGTGGCTAAGTTCATGTTGAGCAGAGGACACCATCCATGGCGTGGGTTGGGGAAGGATGAAGAATGGCTCAAATAACCGGTGGAACTTCCTGAGAATAGAGATAAGTGGGGTTTAGGGTATAAACCAACTAAGGCTGACAAACCGAGAACAgtcaaagagaaaaaagattAGCTCGGATTGAAAATCGAGAACCAAGAATCGAAAAGATTCCCATATGTGACATTCGACAGAATTTCCAAAGTGCAAGACCAACAAGTGAGATCAATATTGCGGCAGCTGAAGATGACATATTTGATGGGGAGGCTAATTGGATTCATCCATGTGGTGTAGGAGCAGAAATCAGGAATTGGAAAATAGTCAAGTCGCCTATAATATTTAACACAATCCCAATGTAATTCTAAAagcattattattgttattaagaCCTTAAGATGCTTCATTATATTTAGGATGGACACAATGTTGTTTTCTCAATACTTTGAATTTCAATAAATgcattctcattttgttttcttattgttATTTCTTACCActctcatattttaatattcattcgccaatatttttttcttcttcttatccTAGCCTTGAATCTTGCAGATTTGGGAATAGTTCATTCAGAGACGACTGTAGTAAGATCTCGCCGCATAATTTTGATCATCTTATTAGTCAGAGagaaaaagataatgaagaagattaTGAATCCCCTCTAGATTTGTTAAGATCGATAGAACAGGAAGCCAAGGGTATCATGCCCTTTGAGGAACCGATATAAATTGTTAGTCTAGGGACATaagaaggaaagaaagaaattaaGGTTGACACCATCTTAAAGAAAGAAGTATATCACAAACTAATCCAACTCCTACAAGAATACAAAGATGTTTTTGTCTGGTCATATCAAGATATGCCTGGATTGGATTCTAGCATAGTGGAGCATAAATTCCCCTTAAAACCCGATTTTTCTCAggtcaaacaaaaattaaggcGAATGAAGCCcgatatgtcattaaaaatcaaGGAAGAAGTACAAAAACAATTTGACACAGGGTTCCTTGTTGTGGAAAATTATCTCCAATGGATAGCCAATATTGTACCAGTGCCAAAAAAGGATGGCAAAGTACGAATGTGTGTCGATTATAGGGACCGTAATAAAGTcagtcctaaagatgatttccCGTTATCTCACATCGATATTTTGGTTGATAATACGTCCCACCATTCACCCTTTTCCTTTATGGATGATTTCTCTTggtataatcaaattaatatgGCAATTGAAgatatgaaaagaaaaaaacgaCTTTCATCACCCCTTGGGGAACATTTTGTTACAAAGTAATGTCTTTTGGTCTGAAGAACACTGGGGCAACCTACCAAAGAGCTATGGTAACCCCGTTCCATGACATGATACATAAAGAGATAGAAGTTTATATAGACGACATGATTGCTAAGTCACAAATAGAAGAATAACATGTTattgatctaaagaaactcTTTGACAAACTTAGAAAGTTTAAGCTAAAGCTTAATCCTTCCAAATGCACTTTCGGTGTGAGATTGGGCAAAGTATTGGGATTTATGGTTAGTAAAAAAGGAATAAAGGTTGACCCCGATAAGATTTGAGCCATTTCAGAAATGTCTCCCACGAGTACAAAAGAGAAGTTTGCGGTTTTCTTGAGAGACTAAATTATATTGCAAGATTTATATCACAACTAACTACTACTTGTGAATtgatatttaaactttttcgGAAAACAGTTATGTGGAATGAAGAATGTCAAAACGCATTTGAGAAAATCCAACAATAATTGCAAAAGCCTCAAATTCTAGCCCCACCAGTTTCGGGCAGGCCTTTGATTATGTATCTTACAGTCCTCGACGGGGCCATGGGATGCGTTCTGGGGCAACACGATGAAACATGAAAAAAGGAGCATGCCATTTACTatctaagtaaaaaatttacaaatgttGAAACAAGATATACAATGTTAGAATGTACTTGTTGTGCCTTAGCCTAGGCGGCTCATCGCTTGAGGAAATACATGCTTGGCCATACAACTAACTTGATATCCAAAATGGATCCAATCAAGTACATTTTTGAAAAGCCTGCTCTCACAGGGCGAATTGCTCACTAGCATGTGATGttagcaaaatatgatatcaCCTATGTTACTCAGAAATCCATCAAAGGGAGTGCCTTAGCAGATTATCTAGCTAATCAACCTATGGATGATTATAAGTTAGTGCAATGAGAATTCCTAGATGAAAGCATCATGGTTTTGTCTGAAGAATGTGATGATGGAAAATGGACCTTGTTGTTCACCGGGGCCTCAAACATAATGGGGCATGGGATTGGGGTTGTTTTAATATCTCCCAAAAAAGGTTCATACCTATCACAACGCgtttgtgttttgattgtactAATAATATAGCAGAATATGAAGCTTGTGCCATTGGAATTGTGGCGGCTTTGGAATCAAAAGCGAAAGTTCTAAAAGTATATGGAGATTCAGCCTTAGTCATAAATGAGCTTAACCAAGAACTTGAAACTCGAGATAAGAAGTTAATACCTTATTTTACCTAAATAAAAGAATTGTCTTtagaatttgacaaaatcactTTTCACCATGTCCCTCGAGAAAACAAACAATTGGCTAATGCTTTGGCTACTTTATCCTCTATGTTCCAAATAAATTGAAACGAGGAAATCCCATTAATTAAAATGGAGAGTCGAGATCATCCTGTCTATTGCCACGTAATGGAAGAAGAAACCGACGGGAAACCGTGGTATCACGACATCAAACATTATCTTTTAAATAGAGATATTCCTCTAGGAATATAGGAGAATGAGAAAAGAACTTTGAGACGGTTAATCGCAAGCTTATTTGtgaacaaaaatattttgtataagagGAATCACAATATGGTACTCCTCAGATGCATTGATGTCAATGAGGCGAAAGAAATTCTACAAGATGTCCACGATGGCTCTTATGGAATCCATATGAATGGAAATGCCATGTCTAGAAAGATTCTTCAGGTCAGGTATTACTGGCTCACCCtagaaaaagattgttttaattatgtaaagaaatgtcataacTGTTAAATATATGCTGATAATATCCACGCCCCACCAATGCCCTTGAACACCCTTTTAGTGCCCTGGCCGTTCTCAATGTGGGGCATAGACGTCATCGGAATGATCGAACCAAAAGCATCAAATGGACACCGCTTCATCTTGGTGGAAATTGATTACTTTACCAAATGGGTAGAGGTCGCTTCATACGCcaatgtaataaaaaatgtgGTAGTCAAATTCATAAAAAGGGAATTAATATGTCGTTATAGTCTACCAAGAAAGATCATTACTGACAATGCCACaaatctgaataataaaatgatgGATGAATTGTGTGTCACctttaaaattcaacaccaCAACTCGTCCCCGTACATACCAAAAATGAATGGTGCAGTTAAAGCagcaaataaaaacatcaaaaaaaatattcagaAAATGGTTATAACATAAAAAGATTGGCATGAGATGTTGCCGTTTGCACTACACCAGTATCGCACTTCGATACGCACTTCAACTGGGGCAACCCATTTTTCCCTAGTATATGGGATGGAGGTTGTGCTACccattgaagtagaaatccCCTCGTTAAGAGTATTAATGGAAGCCAAACTAGAGGAGTCGGAATGGGTACAAACACGTTTCGATCGATTGAATTTAAATGAAGTAAAAAGGTTGGCTGCCTTATGCCATGGGcaattatatcagaaaagaTTGAAAAAAACGTATGAGAAAAAAATACGTCCTCAAGAATTCTGAGAAGGAGACCTGGTGCTTAAAAAGATCTTACCCATTCAAAAGGATTGTCGTGGGAAATAGACTCCTAACTTTGAGGGCCCATATGTCGTGAATAAAGCTTTCTCATGTGGAGCTTTGATCCTTACGAATATGGATGGAAAAGATTTAGTTCTCCATGTAAACTCAAACgccgtaaaaaaatatatgcttAAATAAGGAATACCCGTTAGATTGAAAATCTGAAAGGGCAACCTAAGCAAAAGTTaggatacaaaaaaaaaaataatgattacccgctaggttgaaaacctgaaaaggcgacctatgcaaaaattagggtataaaaattaaataaaaaaaactccaCTAGGTTGAATATCTGAAAGGGCGACTTAAGCATAAATTAgggtaaaaaaaaaacccactagattgaaaacctgaaagggtgACTTAGGCAAAAATGAGggtacacaaaaaatatttgttggatTGAAAACCCGAAAGGGCGAcctgagagaagaagaaaaacaacaagaaaaacaaagaatataCATTCGAAAAGACATGATCAACAATATGGATCGAATTATGGAATGAGAAGTTAGTACAATCTGCCTTTGAATTACTAGTAACCAAGTTGGGTCTTCCacccatttcttttgttttatcttatgtatattctttttttacgACGAATATTGAATCTCAATATATTGATGCATACTGTTATCATCTTTATAATTAAACTCTCTTTCCTGAATGCATTTTATGATTATAATgtattggaaagtaaaacatatattGTTTACAGTACAAGGCAGACGACAACATAAAATCCAACTTAAgatcacaatattaattcttcttcttcaaaaaaaaaaaagagagaaagaacgaaagagaaggaaaaaatagAAGAGGACAAAAAAGAGATCAAAGATATCAAGGTCAAGAAGAAATTATAAGTGTTTGTTCTCATTCATGATTAGAATGGTCgtatctaataaaaatattaataaaaaccaacATATTCATTCATGACATTCTATAAATTTAAAGTCGAGAAAACGATTCGTACCTGAAGTCGAGAAAACAACCAGCATattgaagccgggaaaatgaCTCTCatccgaagccgagaaaacaacCCGCATGTTCAAGCTAGGAAAACGACttgcacccgaagccgagaaaacaacCTGCATATTGAAGTggggaaaatgactcgcacccgaagcctaGAAAACGACCTACATATTGAAGCTGGGAAAACAACACGCACCCAAAGCCGAGAAatcgacccgcatgttgaagctgggaaaacgactcgcacccgaaacTGAGAAAACGACTCCAtgttgaagccgagaaaacgactcgcacctcaagccgagaaaacgacccgcatgttgaagtcggaaaaacgactcgcacccaaagccgggaaaacgactcgcaactaaagccgagaaaatgacccgcgTATTGAAGccaggaaaacgactcgcatccgaagccgagaaaaggacccgcatgttgaagccgggaaaacgactcgcacccgaagccaagaaaacgacccgcatgttgaagccaggaaaacgactcacacccgaagccgagaaaacgactcgcatgttgaagtcgggaaaacgactcgcacccgaagccgagaaaacgactcgcatgtttaagccgggaaaacgactcgcactgAAGCTGAGAAAATGATTCGCATCCAAAGTTGAGAAAACGGGTAGTATCTTGAAATTGGGTAAAAGACTTTCAAGAAATTTacactattttctaaaataaaaaaaaaatatttaattgagtaaatgaattgatggtaaTAGAAATGATTATAATGACCATCATTTGAttgaaaagaaaccgaaaataaatgaatcaatggtaataaaaatcagtataatggtgatcaattgaatagaaaagaaaccaTAAAAAACGAATCAATAGTAATAAGAATCAGTATAATTATagtcaattaaatgaaaagaaacagATTAATGaaaatcaattgacaattattctcttgtcttttgtaatctacacccaaaaagtctataaatagtctacAACAAGAGTAGAAAAGGTGAGCACAATTGTGAACAAAATTTgagagcacaaaaaaaaaaaaaagagattaatAGGCAAAAGAGGAGAAGAGAATCTGATCTTGAGAAACTTGGTCTAGCAAGAAAACAATTTAGCAGTAAGGTATCACTTTCTTATtgtttttctctaattttctgcttTATTAGTCTTTGTATTGtatcttttaaatttgttttttttttctttctatttttttttataaaaagtaaactcatatgttaagctttcatttttttaaaaagttgtttattcctaaaattgttttctttgcaacacaaaataataataaaaatataactaattgatgtttataaactaataaaaataaatttcaccCTATTGTAATATAATAGAAAACTCATATCAcgtctttatcaaataataaaaaaaaaatcatagcaacgaataaatagtttttttccttaaaattagaattaatgATCGCGGCTgccggatgaaattcatcctcgctcgTCATGCCACATCATTCACCCTTAATCGTTGATGGCCTTTGTGTTGCGACAAatccgacaacgtacgagcaaatCCTTTAACAGACTACGTCACCGTTGCGTCCctgtctcgttcacataccgccaCATTACgttattttctaacaaaaaaccaatttttctttaattgcaagcaaaaataaaaaggtaTAATCCGTGAATAGACATCTCACCTATTTTTttcgttattattattattattattacatttttatttttggatacgtatataacaattattataataaaaaataattaaaataaagtaataataaaattggacaacacataaatattttctacccaagaactacgtgtaCTTTGATTTTTCTATTGCACCTAGGGATACGTATGAGTAAAATttttcccttgtcaaaccaaattaataaatttttttttcttttattaatgtaaataatttattttctttttttatattattttttaggagtaaaataaataaataaataatatgtatacaattaattataaggTAATTGTTTTAACGGAGGATGTAGGGTAATATTATTTTCCCTATttgtaatcgactcccgaatccatttttttggttaaataactttattataggttttatc from Cicer arietinum cultivar CDC Frontier isolate Library 1 chromosome 3, Cicar.CDCFrontier_v2.0, whole genome shotgun sequence encodes:
- the LOC140919766 gene encoding uncharacterized protein, with protein sequence MIGNVSSNFSDLVIIGERVEIGLKSRKIASGYTRLNNTKKLPVGANKKKEEESHLVTSNPTNPSFVHYPYATATSQNSELLPHLVRNSMVALCPGKPIEPPYPKGYDSNALCDYHSGAIGHSTENFLALKFKVHDFLKVGWLNFKENEPSVKNDPLPVHGRWERDDGMIATQSEEILGITIPKPLVIHFTKEESMNAPGIGGMTRSGQIDSLGKSQKEIIVASEKAYTDKGKKKVIEEVQKEKVENEKGVSNEEAREFLKIIQHSEYEIVDQLNHIPTRISLFYLLLNYESHRKLLMKILNEPHVTHDITLDKFGGIINNITANNHLIFTNDELSIKGRGDNKALHILVMCFDHIISKVLIDNGSSLNVISKLKLAKLPCDGTYMRPIPVVVRAFEGSRRELMGEIELPVQIGPVTFEITFHVMDTVLAYSCLLRRPWIHSSGVVPLTLHQKLKYMVNDQLVIMSGEGDLLVSKLSTTPYVETAEEALETVFQTLEIMDTAYVETTPIEPHMSNIAIMVAKFMLSRGHHPWRGQREKRLARIENREPRIEKIPICDIRQNFQSARPTSEINIAAAEDDIFDGEANWIHPCGVGAEIRNWKIVKSPIIFNTIPIFGNSSFRDDCSKISPHNFDHLISQREKDNEEDYESPLDLLRSIEQEAKGIMPFEEPI